The Paenibacillus sp. RUD330 genome has a segment encoding these proteins:
- a CDS encoding radical SAM protein — MCAKRLETVVVKQAMTRVKEEKMPFGWSINPYRGCAHGCSFCYARAFQSFIGLGSDEFQDHILVKDNAAEALRKQLHNMAASRRFDLQELARDIGHIAIGTATDPYQPAESSRQVTRECLKVLARYRVPVSITTRSPLVLRDMDILGDLNLLSVNISLNTLDDELIRFLEPGAPLPRQRLQALAELRNAGFPAGVFAAPILPLLTDSRPRLDELMGAVKEAGAGYMMTSLLRLTPDVKSWYYGMLQRYDASLLPAYDRIFAGAYASRDYAERIQDIVSELRVWHGIPEDRFYRESAGSVRENGMGTTDAMLAVPRPEGRAVPVGSWAESAKEGISKLNAGAELSPAAADGYAGQRPLSEEPGLAGKLARLRENPGAGCTPGTEIEVLEQMSLPF, encoded by the coding sequence ATGTGCGCGAAGCGATTGGAGACGGTCGTCGTCAAGCAGGCGATGACCCGGGTCAAGGAAGAGAAGATGCCGTTCGGCTGGTCGATCAATCCATACCGCGGCTGCGCCCATGGCTGCAGCTTCTGTTATGCGAGAGCGTTTCAATCGTTCATCGGTCTTGGAAGCGACGAGTTCCAGGATCATATTCTCGTCAAGGACAATGCCGCCGAGGCGCTTCGCAAGCAGCTGCACAATATGGCTGCTTCCCGGCGCTTCGACCTGCAGGAGCTGGCGAGGGACATCGGCCATATCGCGATCGGCACGGCTACGGATCCTTATCAGCCTGCCGAGAGCAGCCGGCAGGTGACGCGGGAGTGCCTCAAGGTGCTTGCCCGCTATCGAGTGCCGGTATCGATCACGACCCGATCGCCGCTGGTTCTGCGGGATATGGACATCCTGGGCGACCTGAATCTGCTCTCGGTCAACATCAGCCTGAATACTCTCGACGATGAGCTCATCCGGTTCCTGGAGCCCGGCGCGCCGCTGCCGCGGCAGCGGCTGCAGGCTCTGGCCGAGCTCCGAAATGCAGGCTTTCCGGCCGGCGTGTTCGCGGCTCCGATCCTTCCGCTTCTGACCGACTCCCGTCCCCGGCTCGACGAGCTCATGGGAGCGGTCAAGGAGGCCGGAGCGGGTTATATGATGACTTCCTTGCTGCGCCTGACGCCGGACGTCAAGAGCTGGTACTATGGAATGCTTCAGCGGTACGATGCCTCCCTGCTTCCGGCTTACGACCGGATTTTTGCCGGAGCCTATGCGAGCCGCGACTATGCGGAGCGGATTCAGGACATCGTCTCGGAGCTCAGGGTATGGCACGGAATTCCGGAGGACCGATTCTATAGGGAAAGCGCGGGAAGCGTGCGGGAGAACGGAATGGGAACGACTGATGCCATGCTTGCCGTTCCTAGGCCTGAGGGGAGAGCCGTGCCTGTTGGTTCATGGGCCGAGTCCGCGAAGGAAGGGATATCGAAGCTGAATGCAGGGGCTGAGCTTTCTCCGGCAGCAGCGGATGGATATGCGGGGCAACGCCCTCTTTCCGAAGAACCCGGCTTGGCGGGCAAGCTGGCCCGCCTCAGGGAAAACCCCGGCGCGGGATGCACGCCGGGGACGGAGATCGAAGTATTGGAGCAGATGTCTCTCCCTTTCTGA
- a CDS encoding MMPL family transporter produces the protein MRTILKWRWAILIVWIAAAAGLMLSAPDMQQLVRDKGQITVPDGYSSSMASKLIKEKNAQSSGASKKDELSAVLVFHRAEGLSADDKSAIRSGLDAMKHSGGKEGIVSVTGPFDQKELEDQLISKDGKTMLALVGIQKNGREAVDLQDALYKAASGIKTEHYYTSEWMINEDQVKSSMEGLAKTEYITVIFILVILFIVFRSVVAPFVPLLAVGLSYLLSQSVVSFLVQYADFPLSNFTQIFMVAIMFGIGTDYCILLISRYKEELSHGLDRTEAILATYRTAGRTVLISGAAVLVGFASIGFSTFVLYRSAVAVAVGVAVLLIALVTLVPFFMAVLGNALFWPARGSLEHKESRMWDRMGRFSLRKPIWALVILAIFIVPFMAAYKNTISFNSLQEIGDDYRSVKAFNLISDSFGPGDSMPSTVILKADKSFDSKEGLAVVEQISRELSKVEGVKLVRSATRPAGSPLEDLEVSKQADTLGGGIGQSTDGLDKIGKGLQEASTSLADNAPKLKQAADGAGELVTGTAKLQDGVEQLGQGLERIRKGLVDGAAGAKELSAGLAQAQHSAEQLAAASDKLLAGYKQVGGGLAQLSSAYGDAAASQKELAQGLAGLEQAFQALGDKYPELAADAQFQGAMQSLGQLSGGASQLSGGLEKLNVQLNSAAKGIADANAGLSQAAAGQAALGDGLKKLAAGLASLQQGISQAAAGQGEVIGRLPEVTSGFSSLQEGQKQLQTGFADLDKQLGQLTGGLDQSVDGISQVSNGLGEARTYLDELSAQPDSGLSGWNLPEQALADADFKKALETYLSPEGNMTTLDVVFSTNPYEEATLNKIPDVNAAVERGLKGTGYEGSTYAVGGITSTQHDLNTISDEDYSRTVMLMLIGISIILILLFRSIVIPAYIMASLLITYYTSMAIAEVVFARILGYDGISWAVPFFSFVLLIALGVDYSIFLLDRFREYKHLAPKEGILRAMRNMGSVILSAAVILGGTFAAMLPSGVMSLMQIATIVLCGLVLYAFLMLPLFIPVMVRTFGAANWWPFMQQREKSADHGSEVQGEPFMADR, from the coding sequence GTGAGAACGATATTGAAATGGCGCTGGGCCATATTGATTGTTTGGATCGCGGCTGCAGCCGGATTGATGCTGTCCGCTCCGGACATGCAGCAGCTCGTCAGGGACAAGGGCCAGATCACCGTCCCGGACGGCTATTCCTCGTCGATGGCTTCCAAGCTGATCAAGGAGAAGAACGCCCAGTCCTCCGGCGCGTCCAAAAAGGATGAGCTGTCGGCCGTCCTGGTGTTCCACCGTGCCGAAGGGCTGAGCGCCGACGATAAATCCGCCATCCGTTCGGGGCTCGACGCCATGAAGCATTCGGGCGGCAAGGAGGGAATCGTGTCGGTCACAGGTCCCTTCGACCAGAAGGAGCTTGAGGACCAGCTCATCTCCAAGGACGGCAAAACGATGCTTGCCCTCGTAGGCATCCAGAAAAACGGCCGTGAAGCCGTCGATCTGCAGGATGCGCTGTACAAGGCGGCTTCCGGCATCAAGACGGAGCATTATTACACTTCCGAATGGATGATCAACGAGGATCAGGTCAAAAGCTCGATGGAGGGCTTGGCCAAGACCGAGTACATCACCGTCATTTTCATCCTTGTCATTCTGTTCATCGTATTCCGTTCGGTCGTAGCGCCGTTCGTGCCTTTGCTTGCCGTCGGCCTGAGCTATCTGCTGTCGCAGTCGGTCGTGTCGTTCCTCGTCCAATACGCGGACTTCCCGCTCTCGAACTTCACCCAGATCTTCATGGTGGCGATCATGTTCGGCATCGGAACGGATTACTGCATCCTGCTGATCAGCCGGTACAAGGAAGAGCTGTCCCATGGACTGGACCGCACGGAAGCGATATTGGCCACGTACCGCACAGCCGGGCGCACGGTGCTGATCTCGGGGGCAGCGGTTCTGGTCGGCTTCGCGTCGATCGGCTTCTCCACCTTCGTGCTGTACCGCTCGGCGGTTGCTGTCGCCGTCGGGGTCGCCGTGCTTCTTATCGCGCTTGTCACGCTGGTTCCGTTTTTCATGGCGGTGCTCGGCAATGCGCTGTTCTGGCCGGCAAGAGGTTCCCTCGAGCATAAAGAAAGCCGCATGTGGGATCGCATGGGCCGCTTCTCCCTGCGCAAGCCGATATGGGCTCTCGTTATCCTCGCTATCTTCATCGTGCCCTTCATGGCCGCATACAAAAATACGATTTCCTTCAACTCGCTGCAGGAAATCGGGGATGATTACCGTTCCGTCAAGGCGTTCAATCTGATCTCCGACAGTTTCGGTCCCGGAGATTCGATGCCCTCGACCGTCATCCTGAAGGCGGATAAAAGCTTCGACAGCAAGGAAGGCCTGGCTGTCGTCGAGCAGATCAGTCGGGAGCTGTCGAAAGTGGAAGGCGTCAAGCTCGTACGCAGCGCCACCCGGCCTGCCGGATCTCCGCTGGAAGACCTCGAGGTATCCAAGCAAGCCGATACGCTTGGCGGCGGCATCGGGCAGAGCACGGATGGGCTCGACAAAATCGGCAAAGGGCTGCAGGAAGCCAGCACCAGCCTCGCGGACAACGCACCGAAGCTGAAGCAGGCTGCCGACGGTGCCGGCGAGCTCGTCACCGGCACCGCCAAGCTGCAGGACGGAGTCGAGCAGCTTGGGCAAGGCCTCGAGCGTATCCGCAAAGGGCTTGTGGACGGGGCGGCCGGCGCCAAGGAACTGAGCGCCGGACTTGCGCAAGCGCAGCATAGCGCCGAGCAGCTGGCGGCGGCAAGCGACAAGCTGCTGGCAGGCTACAAGCAGGTCGGAGGCGGATTGGCGCAGCTGTCTTCCGCTTACGGAGACGCCGCCGCCAGCCAGAAAGAGCTGGCCCAAGGACTTGCCGGATTGGAGCAGGCCTTCCAGGCGCTCGGCGACAAGTATCCGGAGCTGGCGGCCGACGCTCAGTTCCAGGGAGCGATGCAATCGCTCGGCCAGCTGTCCGGCGGAGCTTCACAGCTGTCCGGCGGACTGGAGAAGCTCAATGTCCAGCTGAACTCGGCTGCCAAAGGCATTGCGGATGCCAATGCCGGCTTGTCGCAGGCGGCAGCCGGTCAAGCGGCGCTTGGCGACGGCCTGAAGAAGCTGGCCGCGGGACTGGCATCGCTGCAGCAGGGAATTTCCCAAGCAGCAGCCGGCCAAGGCGAGGTCATCGGCCGCCTGCCGGAGGTGACGAGCGGCTTCAGCTCCCTGCAGGAAGGACAGAAGCAGCTGCAGACCGGCTTTGCCGATCTCGACAAGCAGCTGGGGCAGCTTACCGGCGGGCTTGACCAGAGTGTCGACGGCATCAGCCAAGTATCGAACGGGCTTGGCGAAGCACGGACTTATCTGGATGAGCTGTCGGCACAGCCGGATTCGGGCCTCAGCGGCTGGAACCTGCCGGAGCAGGCTCTTGCCGATGCGGACTTCAAGAAGGCTCTTGAAACCTACTTGTCTCCTGAAGGCAACATGACGACTCTCGATGTCGTATTCTCGACGAATCCGTATGAAGAAGCCACGCTCAATAAGATCCCGGATGTGAACGCGGCCGTGGAGCGCGGCCTGAAAGGAACCGGCTACGAAGGCTCCACGTATGCGGTCGGAGGCATCACGAGCACCCAGCATGATCTCAATACGATCTCGGACGAGGATTATTCCCGCACCGTCATGCTGATGCTGATCGGCATATCCATCATTCTCATCCTTCTGTTCCGCTCGATCGTCATTCCGGCTTACATCATGGCCTCGCTGCTCATTACGTACTATACGTCGATGGCGATCGCCGAGGTCGTCTTCGCCCGGATTCTCGGTTATGACGGAATCAGCTGGGCCGTGCCGTTCTTCAGCTTCGTCCTGCTCATTGCGCTCGGCGTCGACTACAGCATCTTCCTGCTCGACCGCTTCCGCGAATACAAGCATCTGGCTCCCAAGGAAGGCATTCTGCGCGCCATGCGGAACATGGGATCGGTCATTCTGTCCGCCGCCGTCATTCTCGGGGGAACGTTCGCGGCGATGCTGCCTTCCGGGGTGATGTCGCTCATGCAGATCGCCACGATCGTCTTGTGCGGACTGGTCCTGTACGCATTCCTCATGCTTCCGCTCTTCATTCCGGTCATGGTCAGGACGTTCGGAGCGGCGAATTGGTGGCCGTTCATGCAGCAGCGCGAGAAAAGCGCGGATCATGGCTCCGAGGTGCAAGGGGAGCCGTTCATGGCGGACCGGTAG
- a CDS encoding aldose 1-epimerase produces MSSASSAFEGIYQGQKAIYLRAGAYEAVMLPEIGGNLVAFRDLVNGYRFLREPAHEDMQKFRENSIVWGIPVLFPPNRYEDGKFPWNGRIYQLPINEPATDNHLHGFLYQTPWEVDSFGHKGDESFVTVSVKVDEDHPAYRRLPFNYTVRLHYSLGPDGLSQRVTLRNDGSESMPCLLAFHTTLNAPFSPGSKAQDCKLKLTIGERWEMSPRMLPTGSFMPLSTEEESMKEDGVDPFWTALDHHYTAIPQNGRNRMELTDTKRGVTLVYDVGTSYKQWMLYNNQGRGEFFCPEPQVNLVNAPNMSLPAEEMGLFGLEPGEIWEERARFYVKVGR; encoded by the coding sequence ATGAGCAGCGCGAGCAGTGCGTTTGAGGGCATCTATCAGGGACAAAAGGCGATTTATCTGCGGGCGGGAGCCTACGAAGCGGTCATGCTTCCCGAAATCGGAGGCAATCTGGTTGCCTTCCGTGATCTGGTCAACGGATACCGGTTCCTGCGCGAGCCGGCCCATGAGGACATGCAGAAGTTTCGGGAAAATTCCATCGTCTGGGGAATTCCGGTGCTTTTCCCGCCCAACCGGTACGAGGACGGCAAGTTCCCTTGGAACGGCAGAATCTATCAGCTTCCCATCAACGAGCCGGCAACGGACAACCATCTGCACGGATTCCTCTATCAAACCCCTTGGGAAGTAGATAGCTTCGGCCACAAGGGCGACGAGAGCTTCGTGACGGTGTCGGTAAAGGTCGACGAGGACCATCCCGCCTACCGCCGGCTGCCTTTCAACTATACGGTGCGCCTGCACTATTCTCTCGGACCGGACGGCCTGTCCCAACGGGTCACGCTCCGCAACGACGGAAGCGAATCGATGCCTTGCCTGCTGGCGTTCCATACGACGCTCAACGCGCCGTTCTCGCCGGGGAGCAAAGCGCAGGACTGCAAGCTCAAGCTGACGATCGGCGAGCGCTGGGAAATGAGCCCGAGGATGCTGCCTACCGGCTCCTTCATGCCACTGAGCACCGAAGAAGAGAGCATGAAGGAAGATGGAGTCGATCCGTTCTGGACGGCGTTGGACCACCATTACACGGCGATTCCCCAGAATGGCCGCAACCGGATGGAGCTGACCGACACGAAGCGCGGCGTCACGCTCGTCTACGATGTCGGAACGTCCTACAAGCAGTGGATGCTGTACAACAATCAGGGCCGGGGAGAGTTCTTCTGTCCGGAGCCGCAAGTGAACCTCGTCAATGCTCCCAACATGAGCCTTCCAGCCGAAGAGATGGGGCTGTTCGGACTGGAGCCGGGCGAGATTTGGGAAGAGCGAGCCCGCTTCTACGTCAAGGTAGGCCGCTGA
- a CDS encoding lipopolysaccharide assembly protein LapA domain-containing protein, translating into MKTQGLLISGLVFALLIAIFAVINVDPVRVNFMFATTSAPLILVILISALLGGLSIGLFGIIRQYRLQREIKGLKRELDESRALHSSDRPVIHDRDLLAEHDDGLLKPAE; encoded by the coding sequence ATGAAAACGCAAGGCCTGTTGATATCCGGCTTGGTTTTTGCCTTGCTGATTGCCATATTCGCCGTCATCAACGTCGATCCGGTGCGGGTCAACTTCATGTTCGCGACGACGAGCGCGCCGCTTATCCTGGTCATCCTGATCTCCGCTTTGCTGGGCGGCCTGAGCATTGGGCTTTTCGGAATCATCCGCCAGTACCGGCTCCAAAGGGAGATCAAAGGATTGAAAAGAGAGCTGGATGAATCCCGGGCGCTGCATAGCTCCGACCGGCCCGTCATCCACGATCGGGACCTGCTTGCGGAGCATGACGACGGATTGCTGAAACCCGCTGAATAA
- a CDS encoding CHASE3 domain-containing protein — MSSQSKRRITIRTKIIAGYAVILLCLAVSILVVFTQLDKVQQETNYITSHDIEVHNLTNKIEKNMLDMETGQRGFIVTGEDNYLVPYRNGFSEWQLNYDSLMALISDNPLQMQTLESIRTVIEEWLAITMPVIDSKQNGDEEAVRKFYVIDRGKQDMDKLRGMFEGFRGTEKTLTAKRLANLEEGNSMLRTTLLSLLGLSILLSALIGWLLSRSIVRTIRNVTDCLEGMSGESEQSAADLSIRVPVSTSDEVADLAAETNKLLEKLEGESWIQRYSVELSSRLQGAEHLNETADMVIRYITEALKAPYGALYISDPQLSRAKLTLAASVSGSGSALEGAAASFGFGEGLVGRAAAEKLKRGYTVPETYIRISSGLGSAPPSHLLLIPVLFEGKTLGVLELASFKPFEHHLETFAEKAADMLGSALNRLFTQMQIQSLLRESQAMTEELQVQTEELQTQQEELTVSNEQLGRQFVLSEEKNDELSQIQEELKQYSERLEQTSRYKSEFLGNMSHELRTPLNSMLILSEMLAENPAGNLSEKEEEFARVIHSAGEDLLDLINDILDLTKIEAGRMDLHVDAINMSELPESVFSGFSGIAHKHQLDFKMNCGEDVPATLYTDERKLRQILKNLLSNAFKFTPQGGVSLEIALVPAAEAGKLLPEAEGEKIVSFKISDTGIGIDPSKQEVIFDAFQQADGTTSRQFGGTGLGLSISRELAGLLRGLITLDSSPGAGSTFTLYVPSLSSLANDGGEMKKPAEAGSHSFPATPERRGSEPSSATGAAAKQQAAASSDRIASHPALAGRLILLVDDDIRNVYSLSNALEIEGAEVLTANNGEEALQLLDEREDIDIVLMDMMMPVMDGYEATRQIREHPLYRDIPVIALTAKAMMQDRDLCLAAGASDYISKPIAIEQLYSLIEVWMPKKKRV; from the coding sequence TTGTCGAGCCAATCGAAGCGGAGAATTACGATCAGAACCAAGATTATCGCCGGTTACGCCGTCATTCTGTTATGCCTGGCGGTTTCGATTCTTGTCGTCTTCACCCAGCTGGACAAGGTCCAGCAAGAGACGAACTACATTACGAGCCATGATATCGAAGTCCATAATCTAACGAACAAAATCGAAAAAAACATGCTGGACATGGAGACGGGGCAGCGGGGATTCATTGTCACCGGCGAGGATAATTACCTGGTGCCGTACCGGAATGGATTTTCGGAATGGCAACTCAATTATGACAGCTTGATGGCGCTTATCTCGGACAATCCCCTGCAGATGCAAACCTTGGAATCGATCCGCACGGTCATCGAGGAATGGCTGGCTATTACGATGCCTGTCATCGACTCCAAGCAAAACGGGGATGAAGAGGCGGTCAGGAAATTCTATGTCATCGACCGCGGCAAGCAGGACATGGACAAGCTCCGGGGAATGTTCGAGGGATTCCGCGGAACGGAGAAAACCCTTACCGCCAAGCGGCTGGCCAATTTGGAGGAAGGAAACAGCATGCTTCGCACGACGCTGCTGTCTCTGCTCGGACTGTCCATTCTCCTGTCGGCTCTGATCGGCTGGCTGCTGTCGCGCTCCATCGTCCGCACGATCCGGAATGTGACGGATTGCCTGGAGGGCATGTCCGGGGAAAGCGAGCAGAGCGCAGCCGACCTTTCGATCCGGGTGCCGGTCTCGACCTCGGATGAAGTGGCCGATCTTGCCGCCGAGACGAACAAGCTGCTGGAGAAGCTCGAAGGCGAGAGCTGGATTCAGCGCTACAGCGTGGAACTAAGCTCCCGTCTGCAAGGCGCGGAGCATCTGAACGAGACGGCCGACATGGTGATCCGCTACATAACGGAGGCACTGAAGGCGCCTTATGGAGCGCTGTATATCTCCGATCCGCAGCTTTCCCGAGCCAAGCTGACGCTTGCCGCGTCCGTCTCGGGCAGCGGATCGGCTCTGGAGGGAGCGGCCGCCTCCTTCGGCTTCGGAGAAGGGCTTGTCGGACGCGCGGCTGCCGAAAAGCTCAAACGGGGCTACACCGTGCCGGAGACGTATATTCGGATCTCCTCCGGACTGGGCAGCGCTCCGCCTTCCCATTTGCTGCTGATTCCGGTCCTGTTCGAAGGAAAGACGCTGGGCGTGCTGGAGCTGGCATCCTTCAAGCCTTTCGAGCACCATCTGGAGACGTTCGCGGAGAAAGCGGCCGACATGCTGGGCAGCGCCCTCAACAGGCTGTTCACGCAAATGCAGATCCAGAGCCTCCTTCGCGAGTCCCAGGCGATGACGGAGGAGCTGCAGGTTCAGACGGAAGAGCTCCAGACCCAGCAGGAGGAGCTGACCGTATCCAACGAGCAGCTTGGACGGCAGTTCGTGCTGTCGGAGGAGAAGAACGACGAGCTGAGCCAAATCCAGGAGGAGCTGAAGCAGTATTCCGAGCGGCTGGAGCAGACTTCGCGCTACAAAAGCGAGTTTCTGGGCAACATGTCCCATGAGCTGCGTACGCCGCTCAACAGCATGCTGATCCTGTCGGAAATGCTGGCCGAGAATCCGGCCGGAAATCTGTCCGAGAAGGAAGAGGAATTCGCCCGCGTCATCCATTCCGCCGGGGAGGATCTGCTGGATCTCATCAACGACATCCTTGATCTGACGAAGATTGAGGCGGGACGCATGGATCTGCATGTGGATGCCATCAACATGTCGGAGCTGCCGGAGAGCGTCTTCTCCGGATTTTCCGGCATTGCCCACAAGCATCAGCTGGACTTCAAGATGAACTGCGGCGAGGATGTCCCTGCGACGCTGTACACGGATGAGAGGAAGCTGCGGCAAATTCTCAAAAACCTTCTTTCCAACGCCTTCAAGTTCACCCCTCAGGGAGGAGTGTCTCTGGAAATTGCGCTCGTCCCCGCTGCAGAAGCCGGGAAGCTGCTTCCGGAAGCGGAAGGGGAGAAGATCGTCTCCTTCAAGATCAGCGACACCGGAATCGGAATCGATCCTTCCAAGCAGGAAGTCATCTTCGACGCCTTCCAGCAGGCCGACGGCACGACGAGCCGCCAATTTGGAGGCACGGGCCTCGGTCTCTCGATTTCCCGCGAGCTCGCCGGATTGCTGCGCGGGCTCATCACGCTCGACAGCAGCCCGGGAGCGGGCAGCACATTCACCTTATATGTTCCATCGCTGTCCTCCTTGGCAAATGACGGCGGCGAAATGAAGAAACCGGCCGAGGCCGGATCGCATTCCTTCCCTGCGACGCCGGAGCGGCGAGGCTCGGAGCCGTCTTCGGCAACGGGAGCAGCCGCCAAGCAGCAGGCTGCCGCGTCATCCGACCGGATCGCCAGCCATCCGGCGCTGGCAGGCCGGCTTATCCTGCTCGTCGATGACGACATCCGCAATGTCTACAGCCTGTCGAATGCCCTGGAGATCGAAGGGGCGGAGGTGCTGACGGCGAACAACGGCGAAGAGGCGCTTCAGCTTCTGGACGAGCGGGAGGATATCGACATCGTCCTGATGGATATGATGATGCCGGTCATGGACGGCTATGAAGCGACGAGGCAGATACGCGAGCATCCCCTGTATCGCGATATTCCCGTCATCGCCCTGACCGCGAAGGCGATGATGCAGGACCGGGATCTATGCCTGGCCGCAGGGGCTTCCGATTACATCAGCAAGCCGATTGCGATCGAGCAGCTGTATTCCCTGATCGAAGTGTGGATGCCGAAGAAAAAAAGGGTTTGA
- a CDS encoding MarR family transcriptional regulator — translation MREELLPDIIKRYEAASFVVTRRFNALIQEKLPEDMTREQFGIVRYLNSRGESGGGCTSTELADAFCVGKSTITSLITRLVDKELIQRHPDGKDRRVTYLSLTDKGIRTAKETDRIIKETLGRYIQAFEDDEALQFIETFEFLADKLKT, via the coding sequence ATGAGGGAAGAGCTGCTGCCGGACATCATCAAGCGGTACGAGGCCGCGAGCTTTGTCGTGACGAGGCGTTTCAACGCCTTGATCCAGGAGAAGCTTCCGGAGGATATGACAAGGGAGCAATTCGGCATTGTCCGTTATTTGAACTCGCGCGGAGAGTCGGGCGGGGGCTGCACTTCAACGGAGCTGGCGGACGCTTTTTGCGTGGGCAAAAGCACGATTACTTCCTTGATTACGCGGCTGGTCGACAAGGAATTGATCCAGCGCCATCCAGACGGCAAGGACCGCAGAGTCACGTATCTGTCGCTCACAGACAAAGGAATTCGGACAGCGAAGGAAACCGACCGGATCATCAAAGAAACTCTCGGACGTTATATCCAGGCATTCGAGGACGATGAAGCGCTGCAGTTCATTGAAACGTTCGAGTTTCTGGCCGACAAACTAAAGACTTGA
- a CDS encoding YafY family protein encodes MKLERLLGITMLLLGRRRVGAQELAERFEVSLRTIYRDLETLNMAGIPVISYPGLSGGYEIMERYRLERQYLSCDELQSIVTALRGVGSALSGEQLSSLIDKVIALVERSGNGSGSSSGERVLIDLHPWKEKERHQAMLRTIHEALDGCRLLSIVYLDWQGTSSERTVEPVGLALKGYVWYLHAYCLKRGDYRTFRLNRMEQLDLLPETFTRRDVGLRELDKRMAIQGSLKIDLKLLFHPSVKTRVLDDYDRSFIVIRDDGWLEVADREEQGYWLYSRLLSYGPHVKVVDPPYVARKLMDQAAEIQALYEA; translated from the coding sequence TTGAAGCTGGAAAGATTGCTCGGCATCACGATGCTGCTGCTCGGACGCAGGCGCGTCGGGGCTCAGGAGCTTGCCGAGCGCTTCGAAGTGTCGCTGCGCACCATATACCGCGACCTGGAAACGCTGAATATGGCCGGCATCCCCGTCATTTCCTATCCGGGCCTCTCGGGAGGCTACGAGATTATGGAGAGGTATCGTCTGGAGCGGCAATATTTGAGCTGCGATGAGCTGCAATCCATCGTGACAGCGCTGCGCGGAGTCGGGTCAGCCTTGAGCGGAGAGCAGCTTTCTTCGCTGATCGACAAGGTGATCGCCTTGGTGGAGCGATCCGGAAACGGTAGCGGGAGCTCCTCCGGCGAGCGGGTGTTGATCGATCTGCATCCGTGGAAGGAGAAGGAACGTCATCAAGCCATGCTGAGAACCATCCATGAAGCGCTGGATGGATGCAGGCTGCTGAGCATCGTCTATCTCGACTGGCAGGGAACGAGCAGCGAACGGACGGTGGAGCCGGTCGGACTTGCGCTGAAGGGTTATGTTTGGTATTTGCACGCTTATTGCCTGAAGCGCGGCGATTATCGAACCTTCCGCCTCAACCGCATGGAGCAGCTGGATCTCCTGCCGGAGACGTTCACCCGCCGCGATGTCGGTCTGCGAGAGCTAGACAAGCGCATGGCGATTCAAGGCAGCCTCAAAATTGATCTGAAGCTGCTGTTCCACCCCTCGGTCAAGACGAGAGTGCTCGATGATTACGACCGGAGCTTCATTGTCATCCGGGATGACGGCTGGCTGGAGGTCGCGGATCGAGAAGAACAGGGCTACTGGCTCTATTCGCGGCTGCTCAGCTATGGCCCTCATGTCAAGGTCGTCGATCCTCCCTATGTTGCCCGCAAGCTCATGGATCAGGCCGCGGAAATCCAAGCGTTGTACGAAGCCTGA
- a CDS encoding SDR family oxidoreductase: protein MDLKLSGKHAVITGGSKGIGYAAALTLAREGAHVALIARTIEDLEAAAERIREETGAGVLTAACDVSDADGVKQAVTAIAEKWGGKIDILVNNAGTSAAAPFEEVGFESWEADIGLKLMGAVHMTREALPFMKQAGCGAIVNVTAIGGKSPAAASLPSSVTRAAGIALTKAMSRDLAADGIRVNAVCIGMIRSDQIERKWRSDAPELSWEEYARDPRHAVPLGRIGDAREAADAIVFLVSDAASYITGTALNIDGGKSPVT, encoded by the coding sequence ATGGATCTCAAGCTGAGCGGAAAACATGCGGTCATTACGGGAGGCAGCAAAGGCATCGGATACGCCGCTGCGCTCACGCTGGCGCGGGAAGGCGCCCATGTCGCCCTGATCGCCCGTACGATAGAGGATCTCGAAGCGGCGGCGGAACGGATTCGGGAGGAGACAGGGGCCGGCGTCCTGACGGCGGCCTGCGATGTTTCCGATGCCGATGGAGTCAAACAGGCCGTCACGGCCATCGCGGAGAAATGGGGCGGAAAAATCGACATTCTTGTCAACAATGCGGGAACGTCTGCGGCAGCCCCGTTCGAGGAGGTCGGCTTCGAGAGCTGGGAGGCCGATATCGGCCTGAAGCTGATGGGAGCCGTCCATATGACACGCGAAGCGCTGCCTTTCATGAAGCAGGCCGGCTGCGGCGCCATCGTCAACGTGACGGCGATCGGAGGAAAGTCGCCCGCGGCGGCTTCGCTTCCTTCCTCGGTGACCAGAGCGGCTGGAATCGCGCTCACCAAAGCGATGAGCCGGGATCTCGCAGCCGACGGCATCCGCGTCAACGCGGTCTGCATCGGCATGATCCGCAGCGATCAGATCGAACGGAAGTGGAGAAGCGACGCTCCCGAGCTCAGCTGGGAGGAGTATGCCCGGGATCCGCGCCATGCCGTTCCGCTCGGACGGATCGGAGATGCCCGGGAGGCAGCGGACGCCATCGTCTTCCTCGTTTCCGACGCGGCTTCCTATATAACGGGGACGGCGCTGAATATCGACGGAGGCAAATCGCCCGTGACCTGA